A window from Zingiber officinale cultivar Zhangliang chromosome 7A, Zo_v1.1, whole genome shotgun sequence encodes these proteins:
- the LOC122000664 gene encoding uncharacterized protein LOC122000664 isoform X1 gives MQLIHLGLVMIRIHALHRRNAGTNALVVLRDTRWSDDRSIIGTMEIDLSEGINAVPATPRTTAELQGMRWILQPPLTPQIRNPQAVRTTTLMDGSISLAFSRYQSTGNPKASKFNEEDIEDIHDEEFAGVLINEYPKGKKYKTGRWDTFGQPSGKFDYYVNYDIPNGFADIELSPPTGWDDEEGNNELVFPSIWEDTPWEEDPEFDPNDLTSPDLVEQGLNNEEYEEEEDGPETYFLGLQNQETDYPVQAPLYPDQQPTNWENSDAESDLYWQQVVQHVEQIEAQLPLANGWYDPTPHDAIVEEFLDRIPQEGPESLWYEIYEYPEQNEE, from the exons ATGCAATTAATCCATCTGGGATTAGTAATGATTCGTATACATGCCCTTCATCGTAGAAATGCAGGCACTAATGCACTTGTGGTCTTACGAGACACAAGATGGAGCGATGATAGATCTATTATTGGAACAATGGAAATAGATCTATCAGAAG GAATTAATGCGGTACCAGCAACACCTAGAACAACAGCAGAGCTACAAGGAATGAGGTGGATACTGCAACCACCTCTAACACCACAAATTCGGAATCCACAGGCTGTACGAACAACTACCCTGATGGATGGATCAATTTCATTAGCCTTTTCAAGATATCAATCCACAGGAAATCCTAAGGCTAGCAAATTTAATGAAGAAGATATTGAAGACATTCATGATGAAGAATTTGCGGGTGTTCTTATTAATGAATATCCGAAAGGCAAGAAATACAAGACTGGAAGATGGGATACCTTTGGGCAACCAAGCGGTAAGTTTGATTACTATGTTAATTATGACATTCCAAATGGATTTGCAGATATTGAACTTTCCCCTCCAACTGGCTGGGATGATGAGGAAGGCAACAATGAGCTTGTTTTCCCAAGCATCTGGGAAGATACACCCTGGGAGGAAGACCCAGAGTTCGACCCAAATGACTTAACATCACCAGATCTTGTGGAGCAAGGTCTAAACAATGAAGaatacgaagaagaagaagatggaccgGAAACATATTTTCTAGGACTTCAAAATCAAGAAACTGATTATCCAGTTCAAGCACCACTATACCCAGATCAACAACCAACAAATTGGGAAAATTCGGATGCAGAATCAGATTTATATTGGCAACAGGTTGTTCAGCATGTCGAACAGATAGAAGCTCAATTACCCCTGGCCAATGGTTGGTATGACCCAACACCACATGATGCAATTGTTGAAGAATTCCTAGACAGAATACCACAAGAAGGACCTGAAAGCCTGTGGTATGAAATATACGAGTATCCAGAACAAAATGAAGAATAG
- the LOC122000664 gene encoding uncharacterized protein LOC122000664 isoform X2: protein MQLIHLGLVMIRIHALHRRNAGTNALVVLRDTRWSDDRSIIGTMEIDLSEGINAVPATPRTTAELQGMRWILQPPLTPQIRNPQAVRTTTLMDGSISLAFSRYQSTGNPKASKFNEEDIEDIHDEEFAGVLINEYPKGKKYKTGRWDTFGQPSGNNELVFPSIWEDTPWEEDPEFDPNDLTSPDLVEQGLNNEEYEEEEDGPETYFLGLQNQETDYPVQAPLYPDQQPTNWENSDAESDLYWQQVVQHVEQIEAQLPLANGWYDPTPHDAIVEEFLDRIPQEGPESLWYEIYEYPEQNEE, encoded by the exons ATGCAATTAATCCATCTGGGATTAGTAATGATTCGTATACATGCCCTTCATCGTAGAAATGCAGGCACTAATGCACTTGTGGTCTTACGAGACACAAGATGGAGCGATGATAGATCTATTATTGGAACAATGGAAATAGATCTATCAGAAG GAATTAATGCGGTACCAGCAACACCTAGAACAACAGCAGAGCTACAAGGAATGAGGTGGATACTGCAACCACCTCTAACACCACAAATTCGGAATCCACAGGCTGTACGAACAACTACCCTGATGGATGGATCAATTTCATTAGCCTTTTCAAGATATCAATCCACAGGAAATCCTAAGGCTAGCAAATTTAATGAAGAAGATATTGAAGACATTCATGATGAAGAATTTGCGGGTGTTCTTATTAATGAATATCCGAAAGGCAAGAAATACAAGACTGGAAGATGGGATACCTTTGGGCAACCAAGCG GCAACAATGAGCTTGTTTTCCCAAGCATCTGGGAAGATACACCCTGGGAGGAAGACCCAGAGTTCGACCCAAATGACTTAACATCACCAGATCTTGTGGAGCAAGGTCTAAACAATGAAGaatacgaagaagaagaagatggaccgGAAACATATTTTCTAGGACTTCAAAATCAAGAAACTGATTATCCAGTTCAAGCACCACTATACCCAGATCAACAACCAACAAATTGGGAAAATTCGGATGCAGAATCAGATTTATATTGGCAACAGGTTGTTCAGCATGTCGAACAGATAGAAGCTCAATTACCCCTGGCCAATGGTTGGTATGACCCAACACCACATGATGCAATTGTTGAAGAATTCCTAGACAGAATACCACAAGAAGGACCTGAAAGCCTGTGGTATGAAATATACGAGTATCCAGAACAAAATGAAGAATAG
- the LOC122000664 gene encoding uncharacterized protein LOC122000664 isoform X3 — MEIDLSEGINAVPATPRTTAELQGMRWILQPPLTPQIRNPQAVRTTTLMDGSISLAFSRYQSTGNPKASKFNEEDIEDIHDEEFAGVLINEYPKGKKYKTGRWDTFGQPSGKFDYYVNYDIPNGFADIELSPPTGWDDEEGNNELVFPSIWEDTPWEEDPEFDPNDLTSPDLVEQGLNNEEYEEEEDGPETYFLGLQNQETDYPVQAPLYPDQQPTNWENSDAESDLYWQQVVQHVEQIEAQLPLANGWYDPTPHDAIVEEFLDRIPQEGPESLWYEIYEYPEQNEE, encoded by the exons ATGGAAATAGATCTATCAGAAG GAATTAATGCGGTACCAGCAACACCTAGAACAACAGCAGAGCTACAAGGAATGAGGTGGATACTGCAACCACCTCTAACACCACAAATTCGGAATCCACAGGCTGTACGAACAACTACCCTGATGGATGGATCAATTTCATTAGCCTTTTCAAGATATCAATCCACAGGAAATCCTAAGGCTAGCAAATTTAATGAAGAAGATATTGAAGACATTCATGATGAAGAATTTGCGGGTGTTCTTATTAATGAATATCCGAAAGGCAAGAAATACAAGACTGGAAGATGGGATACCTTTGGGCAACCAAGCGGTAAGTTTGATTACTATGTTAATTATGACATTCCAAATGGATTTGCAGATATTGAACTTTCCCCTCCAACTGGCTGGGATGATGAGGAAGGCAACAATGAGCTTGTTTTCCCAAGCATCTGGGAAGATACACCCTGGGAGGAAGACCCAGAGTTCGACCCAAATGACTTAACATCACCAGATCTTGTGGAGCAAGGTCTAAACAATGAAGaatacgaagaagaagaagatggaccgGAAACATATTTTCTAGGACTTCAAAATCAAGAAACTGATTATCCAGTTCAAGCACCACTATACCCAGATCAACAACCAACAAATTGGGAAAATTCGGATGCAGAATCAGATTTATATTGGCAACAGGTTGTTCAGCATGTCGAACAGATAGAAGCTCAATTACCCCTGGCCAATGGTTGGTATGACCCAACACCACATGATGCAATTGTTGAAGAATTCCTAGACAGAATACCACAAGAAGGACCTGAAAGCCTGTGGTATGAAATATACGAGTATCCAGAACAAAATGAAGAATAG
- the LOC122000664 gene encoding uncharacterized protein LOC122000664 isoform X4, translating into MRWILQPPLTPQIRNPQAVRTTTLMDGSISLAFSRYQSTGNPKASKFNEEDIEDIHDEEFAGVLINEYPKGKKYKTGRWDTFGQPSGKFDYYVNYDIPNGFADIELSPPTGWDDEEGNNELVFPSIWEDTPWEEDPEFDPNDLTSPDLVEQGLNNEEYEEEEDGPETYFLGLQNQETDYPVQAPLYPDQQPTNWENSDAESDLYWQQVVQHVEQIEAQLPLANGWYDPTPHDAIVEEFLDRIPQEGPESLWYEIYEYPEQNEE; encoded by the coding sequence ATGAGGTGGATACTGCAACCACCTCTAACACCACAAATTCGGAATCCACAGGCTGTACGAACAACTACCCTGATGGATGGATCAATTTCATTAGCCTTTTCAAGATATCAATCCACAGGAAATCCTAAGGCTAGCAAATTTAATGAAGAAGATATTGAAGACATTCATGATGAAGAATTTGCGGGTGTTCTTATTAATGAATATCCGAAAGGCAAGAAATACAAGACTGGAAGATGGGATACCTTTGGGCAACCAAGCGGTAAGTTTGATTACTATGTTAATTATGACATTCCAAATGGATTTGCAGATATTGAACTTTCCCCTCCAACTGGCTGGGATGATGAGGAAGGCAACAATGAGCTTGTTTTCCCAAGCATCTGGGAAGATACACCCTGGGAGGAAGACCCAGAGTTCGACCCAAATGACTTAACATCACCAGATCTTGTGGAGCAAGGTCTAAACAATGAAGaatacgaagaagaagaagatggaccgGAAACATATTTTCTAGGACTTCAAAATCAAGAAACTGATTATCCAGTTCAAGCACCACTATACCCAGATCAACAACCAACAAATTGGGAAAATTCGGATGCAGAATCAGATTTATATTGGCAACAGGTTGTTCAGCATGTCGAACAGATAGAAGCTCAATTACCCCTGGCCAATGGTTGGTATGACCCAACACCACATGATGCAATTGTTGAAGAATTCCTAGACAGAATACCACAAGAAGGACCTGAAAGCCTGTGGTATGAAATATACGAGTATCCAGAACAAAATGAAGAATAG
- the LOC122000669 gene encoding uncharacterized protein LOC122000669, producing the protein MGSRIITPEDVLESLMDDGTIDAIRLKIINQLKANEELKNNTITMVEQSKVLNSHGAEKQTKRELFDALRRELETQVLEKASRAVWELILDESDLGKEISETVERVFCRLSGQEFLPPPPPTTSYVHESNKVEEAQETEAEKVKDIEMSESSTKKRTFSEMNVKEQN; encoded by the exons ATGGGTTCTCGCATAATCACTCCCGAGGATGTTTTAGAGTCTCTGATGGATGATGGAACCATAGATGCCATCAGATTGAAGATCATTAACCAACTGAAGGCCAAT GAAGAGCTTAAAAACAATACAATCACTATGGTGGAGCAAAGCAAAGTTCTTAACTCCCATGGTGCAGAGAAACAGACTAAGAGAGAGTTATTTGATGCGCTAAGACGTGAACTTGA AACTCAGGTGCTTGAGAAGGCATCAAGGGCTGTTTGGGAGCTGATTCTTGATGAGAGTGACTTGGGAAAGGAGATCAGCGAAACAGTTGAAAGAGTCTTCTGTAGATTAAGTGGCCAAGAGTTTTTGCCACCACCCCCGCCTACTACAAGTTATGTTCATGAGTCAAATAAAGTAGAAGAAGCACAGGAAACGGAAGCAGAGAAGGTGAAGGATATAGAGATGTCTGAGTCATCGACAAAGAAAAGGACCTTCAGCGAAATGAATGTAAAGGAGCAGAACTAG
- the LOC122000671 gene encoding DNA-directed RNA polymerases II, IV and V subunit 9A-like: MSAMKFCCECNNILYPKGNRQEKLLLYACRNCDHQEVADNNCVYRNVVHHSAGEFMQLLPVVAADPTLPRTKSVRCAVCDHPEAVFFQAMSRSEEGMTLFFVCCNPNCGYRWRD, encoded by the exons ATGAGTGCCATGAAGTTTTGTTGCGAATG CAACAATATCTTGTACCCTAAAGGAAACAGGCAGGAAAAGCTCCTTCTCTATGCTTGTCGCAACTGCGATCACCAG GAGGTCGCTGACAACAACTGCGTCTACAGAAACGTGGTGCATCACTCTGCAGGCGAGTTCATGCAGCTCTTGCCGGTTGTGGCAGCTGATCCAACACTTCCTCGCACGAAATCCGTGAGGTGTGCAGTTTGCGATCATCCAGAAGCCGTGTTTTTCCAG GCTATGTCTCGAAGCGAGGAAGGAATGACGCTGTTCTTCGTGTGCTGCAACCCCAACTGTGGCTACAGGTGGAGAGATTGA
- the LOC122000666 gene encoding pentatricopeptide repeat-containing protein At3g04760, chloroplastic-like has product MSISLRASFAPHLLLHSTFRRNSSGRRCRSFTIRIRSYQAMASAEAKATQPQTLDSKESHYMKLLNRSCKAGKFNESLYFLEYMVGKGYKLDVILCTKLIKGLCSSRSVDKAVRVMDILESHGEPDVFAYNALVSGFCKAGRIESAIEVLGRMKSRRCPPDIVTYNILIGCFCTRGKLDLALEALDRLLDDKCQPTVVTFTILIEAALLQGGIGDAMKFLDEMMSQGLQPDNYTYTAIIRGLCREGMVDAAYEFLKSLPSRGCDPDVMSYNVLLRGLLSYKRWEDGEKVVGEMLETGVKPNTVTYSLLINSLCHEGKLDRAKQLLDDMISRGLKPDSYSYDPLISAYCKDGKLDQAIEFMNFMISNGFLPDIVNYNTILSALCKRGNVVHALEVLDKLAESGCSPNVSSYNVVIGGLWNNGNRSRALDMVEEMIDKGINPDEVTYNLLISCLCRDGMVNEAIGLMRDMERSGLQPIVITYNTVLLGLCKVHKIDMAINVLAEMVDKGCHTNETTYIILIEGIAYARHRAVAEELAKDLAMRNVFSEDSLKRLNRNFPKLNLFREIPN; this is encoded by the coding sequence ATGTCAATTTCTTTGCGCGCGTCCTTCGCTCCGCACCTCCTTCTCCATTCCACATTCCGCCGGAATTCCAGCGGCCGTCGATGTAGAAGTTTTACTATCAGGATCCGCAGTTATCAGGCAATGGCGTCTGCTGAAGCCAAGGCGACCCAGCCGCAAACCCTAGACTCTAAGGAGTCTCACTACATGAAGCTCCTCAACCGCTCCTGCAAAGCCGGGAAGTTCAACGAGTCCCTCTATTTCCTGGAGTACATGGTGGGCAAAGGCTACAAGCTCGACGTCATCCTCTGCACTAAGCTAATCAAGGGGCTCTGCAGCTCGAGGAGCGTCGATAAGGCCGTGCGCGTGATGGACATCCTGGAGTCTCACGGTGAGCCCGATGTCTTCGCTTATAACGCGCTCGTCAGCGGCTTCTGCAAGGCCGGCCGCATCGAATCGGCTATCGAGGTCCTCGGTCGGATGAAGAGCCGGCGCTGTCCTCCGGACATCGTCACCTACAATATTCTCATCGGCTGCTTCTGCACCAGGGGGAAGCTCGACCTGGCACTGGAGGCCTTGGACAGGCTTCTGGACGACAAGTGCCAGCCGACTGTTGTCACCTTCACCATCTTGATCGAGGCGGCGCTGCTGCAGGGAGGGATTGGCGATGCCATGAAATTTTTGGACGAGATGATGTCGCAGGGGCTTCAGCCGGATAACTACACTTACACCGCCATAATCCGAGGGCTGTGCAGAGAAGGCATGGTGGATGCGGCGTACGAGTTCCTCAAGAGCTTGCCTTCGAGAGGATGCGACCCGGATGTAATGTCCTACAACGTCTTGCTCCGTGGGTTGTTGAGTTACAAGAGATGGGAAGATGGAGAGAAAGTTGTTGGTGAAATGCTTGAGACAGGTGTGAAGCCCAATACTGTTACCTATAGCCTTTTGATCAACTCTTTGTGTCATGAAGGTAAGCTAGACAGAGCAAAGCAGTTGCTTGACGATATGATCAGCAGAGGGCTGAAGCCTGATTCTTATAGCTATGACCCCTTGATCTCTGCGTATTGCAAAGATGGTAAATTGGATCAGGCAATAGAGTTCATGAACTTTATGATTTCTAATGGTTTCCTTCCTGATATAGTGAACTACAACACCATCCTGTCAGCCCTTTGCAAGAGGGGAAACGTTGTTCATGCACTGGAGGTTCTTGACAAGCTTGCTGAATCAGGCTGTTCTCCAAACGTAAGCTCGTACAATGTGGTAATTGGAGGGCTTTGGAACAATGGAAACCGATCGAGAGCTCTTGACATGGTGGAGGAAATGATCGACAAGGGAATCAACCCTGATGAAGTTACTTACAATCTCCTGATTTCATGTTTGTGTAGAGACGGGATGGTAAATGAGGCCATTGGTTTGATGAGGGATATGGAGCGCAGTGGACTCCAGCCAATTGTCATAACTTATAACACAGTTCTCCTTGGTTTGTGTAAGGTTCACAAGATTGATATGGCAATCAACGTTCTTGCAGAGATGGTAGACAAAGGATGTCATACCAATGAAACTACATACATTATTCTTATTGAGGGGATTGCTTATGCTAGGCATAGAGCTGTGGCAGAGGAATTAGCTAAGGATCTAGCTATGCGAAACGTCTTCTCTGAGGATTCTTTGAAACGATTGAATCGAAATTTTCCCAAGCTTAATCTGTTCAGAGAGATTCCCAATTAG
- the LOC122000667 gene encoding plastid-lipid-associated protein 6, chloroplastic-like — protein MASLPLPPSSSLLGCRRSFAPAPSVLPFPRPSTGALQKSTRRKKFFVPAAAAVLDEAPVLDPSQDPRDAVDSLKLKLHSAVSGLNRGLAASEEDLRRAEAAAKELESIGGTVDLTIDLEKLQGRWKLIFSSAFSSRTLGGSRPGPPIGRLIPLTLGQVFQRIDIFNKDFDNIVELQLGTPWPLPPIEATATLAHKLEIIGTSNIKITFVNTTIKPTGSYSQLPQLEIPRLPDSLRPPSNTRSGEFEVTYVDRDTRITRGDKGELRVFVIS, from the exons ATGGCTTCGCTGCCCCTTCCGCCTTCTTCATCCTTGCTCGGCTGTCGTCGTTCCTTTGCTCCTGCTCCTTCGGTTCTCCCTTTTCCTCGCCCATCAACGGGAGCCCTGCAGAAATCGACCCGTAGGAAGAAGTTCTTCGTTCCAGCTGCTGCTGCGGTGCTGGATGAGGCCCCGGTGCTCGATCCGTCGCAAGACCCTAGGGATGCCGTCGATTCCTTGAAGCTGAAGCTTCAT AGTGCAGTTTCAGGGTTGAATAGAGGCCTTGCAGCTAGTGAAGAAGATCTGAGAAGAGCAGAAGCTGCTGCCAAAGAGCTTGAGTCTATAGGAGGAACAGTTGATCTAACAATAGACCTAGAAAAACTTCAAGGAAGATGGAAATTAATCTTTAGCAGCGCTTTCTCTTCTCGCACGCTTGGTGGAAGCCGTCCTGGACCTCCAATAGGCAGGCTAATTCCATTAACTCTTGGACAG GTTTTCCAACGGATTGATATATTTAATAAGGACTTTGACAACATAGTGGAGCTTCAGTTGGGCACACCATGGCCGCTTCCGCCGATTGAGGCTACAGCTACTTTAGCTCACAAACTTGAAATTATTG GGACTTCTAACATAAAGATAACATTTGTCAACACTACTATAAAGCCCACGGGGAGCTACTCTCAGCTTCCACAGCTGGAAATTCCTCGTCTTCCAGATTCACTGAGACCTCCTTCCAATACAAGGAGTGGTGAGTTCGAAGTCACTTATGTTGATAGAGATACTCGCATCACTCGAGGAGACAAAGGGGAGCTTAGAGTTTTTGTCATCTCATGA
- the LOC122000668 gene encoding uncharacterized protein LOC122000668 produces MAVTKRATSGAWKLLRLALLWTRKGGAFRRGGAFVGLRLGDYIKSLKSGGRRAEQLHFGEREFSFEETPILRFKTPSARFLCFPCIAAPAADEDYFFNVHGQDRSATTGYWIDDGETSSDGEVAPEWRELDEQDARGEEELEGIDSKAEQFIAKFYEQIKMQRQVSWIQYNDMLLRSVN; encoded by the coding sequence ATGGCCGTAACAAAGAGAGCAACGTCGGGCGCATGGAAGCTCCTGCGCCTGGCTCTTCTATGGACGCGCAAGGGCGGCGCGTTCAGGCGCGGCGGCGCCTTCGTCGGCCTCCGCCTGGGGGACTACATCAAGAGCCTCAAATCCGGCGGCCGTCGCGCCGAACAGCTCCATTTCGGGGAGCGCGAGTTCTCGTTCGAAGAGACGCCGATCCTCCGCTTCAAGACGCCCTCCGCAAGGTTCCTCTGCTTCCCCTGCATCGCCGCACCTGCCGCCGACGAGGACTACTTCTTCAATGTTCACGGGCAAGACAGGAGCGCTACGACCGGTTACTGGATCGACGACGGCGAGACCAGCTCCGACGGCGAGGTGGCGCCGGAGTGGAGGGAATTGGACGAGCAGGATGCACGAGGGGAAGAGGAACTGGAGGGAATAGATAGCAAGGCCGAACAGTTCATAGCAAAGTTCTACGAGCAAATCAAGATGCAGAGACAGGTCTCGTGGATACAGTACAACGATATGCTCCTTAGAAGTGTGAATTGA